One window of Flavobacteriales bacterium genomic DNA carries:
- a CDS encoding STAS domain-containing protein has product MNFTIANKDKYTLVSTNVDKLDTTCAPELKSELVYLNKTNVRNIIIDMGKTRYCDSSGLSALLVANRLCKGVNGSLVICALQEPVMKLVQISQLESVLSITPTVEEAVDLLYMEEIEKDVKKED; this is encoded by the coding sequence ATGAACTTCACCATAGCCAACAAGGACAAGTACACGCTGGTCTCCACCAATGTGGACAAGCTCGATACCACTTGCGCGCCGGAGCTCAAGAGCGAACTGGTCTATTTGAACAAGACCAATGTGCGCAACATCATCATCGACATGGGCAAAACGCGCTATTGCGACAGCTCCGGACTGAGCGCCCTGTTGGTGGCCAACCGGCTGTGCAAGGGTGTCAATGGTTCCTTGGTGATCTGCGCGTTGCAGGAGCCGGTGATGAAGCTGGTGCAGATCAGCCAGTTGGAAAGCGTGCTGTCCATCACCCCGACGGTGGAGGAAGCCGTGGACCTGCTGTACATGGAAGAGATCGAAAAAGACGTCAAAAAAGAAGACTGA
- a CDS encoding aspartate carbamoyltransferase catalytic subunit, whose product MSDLLSTGHLLGIDDLTAADIELIFRTADGFKEVLSRPIKKVPSLRDITIANLFFENSTRTRISFELAEKRLSADVVNFSSSSSSTKKGETLIDTVNNILSMKVDMVVMRHPDPGAAVFLSRHVGARIVNAGDGAHEHPTQALLDAYSIRERLGKVKGVKVAIVGDILHSRVALSNILCLRKLGAEVMLCGPTTLMPRYAKELGVQVTHDLDEALRWCDVANMLRIQLERQGSDGVANFPSLREYAMMFGLDRKRYDAIGKEVVIMHPGPINRGVEITSEMADSASSIILEQVENGVAVRMAVLFLLAGGLDRAGRS is encoded by the coding sequence ATGAGCGACCTGCTGAGCACCGGCCACCTCTTAGGGATCGATGACCTGACGGCAGCGGACATCGAGCTGATCTTCCGCACGGCGGACGGCTTCAAGGAGGTGCTCTCGCGGCCGATCAAGAAGGTGCCTTCGTTGCGCGACATCACCATCGCCAACCTTTTCTTCGAGAACAGCACGCGCACCCGCATCAGCTTCGAGCTGGCGGAAAAGCGCCTCAGCGCGGACGTGGTGAACTTCAGCAGCAGCAGCAGCAGCACCAAGAAAGGGGAGACCTTGATCGACACGGTGAACAACATCCTGTCCATGAAGGTGGACATGGTGGTGATGCGCCACCCGGACCCCGGCGCGGCGGTCTTCTTGAGCCGGCATGTGGGCGCGCGCATCGTGAACGCGGGTGACGGCGCGCACGAGCATCCGACGCAGGCATTGCTGGACGCCTACAGCATCCGCGAAAGACTCGGGAAGGTGAAGGGCGTGAAAGTGGCGATCGTGGGCGACATCCTGCATTCGCGCGTGGCCTTGAGCAACATCCTCTGCCTGCGGAAGCTGGGCGCGGAAGTGATGCTCTGCGGCCCCACCACCCTGATGCCGCGGTACGCCAAGGAATTAGGCGTGCAGGTGACCCACGACCTGGATGAGGCCCTGCGCTGGTGCGACGTGGCGAACATGCTGCGGATCCAGCTGGAGCGCCAGGGCAGCGACGGGGTGGCGAACTTCCCGTCCCTGCGGGAATACGCCATGATGTTCGGTTTGGACCGGAAGCGATACGACGCCATTGGCAAGGAGGTGGTGATCATGCACCCGGGGCCGATCAACCGCGGTGTGGAGATCACCAGCGAGATGGCGGACAGCGCCAGCAGCATCATTCTGGAACAGGTGGAGAACGGCGTGGCGGTACGGATGGCGGTGCTTTTCCTGCTGGCGGGCGGGCTGGACCGCGCGGGCCGTTCCTGA
- the pyrR gene encoding bifunctional pyr operon transcriptional regulator/uracil phosphoribosyltransferase PyrR gives MQALTILESTAFDLTVQRLCHQLIEDRGHLGDTALIGLQPRGVFFARRLRNELLRITGEKEITYGELDITFHRDDFRERAVTAIPGTTELDFSLDGRRVVLIDDVLYTGRTIRAGLDAMLAFGRPRSVELMVFIDRRFSRELPIQPDFTGRSVDSIDGQHVTVEWKESDGVDRVSLNQVEL, from the coding sequence ATGCAGGCGCTCACCATTCTGGAGTCCACCGCCTTTGACCTGACGGTGCAGCGCCTTTGCCATCAATTGATCGAGGACCGCGGGCACTTGGGCGATACGGCGTTGATCGGCCTGCAGCCCCGCGGGGTGTTCTTCGCGCGGCGCCTGCGGAACGAACTGCTCCGCATCACTGGTGAGAAGGAGATCACTTACGGAGAACTGGACATCACCTTCCACCGCGATGATTTCCGTGAACGCGCCGTTACGGCGATCCCCGGCACCACGGAGCTGGACTTCAGCTTGGACGGCCGCCGTGTAGTGCTGATCGACGATGTGCTCTACACGGGCCGTACCATCCGTGCCGGCCTGGACGCCATGCTCGCCTTCGGCCGTCCGCGCTCGGTGGAACTGATGGTCTTCATCGATCGCCGCTTCAGCCGGGAATTGCCCATCCAACCGGATTTCACGGGCCGTTCCGTGGACAGCATCGATGGGCAACACGTCACGGTGGAGTGGAAGGAGAGCGATGGCGTGGACCGTGTTTCCCTGAACCAAGTGGAGCTATGA